Proteins from one Triticum aestivum cultivar Chinese Spring chromosome 7A, IWGSC CS RefSeq v2.1, whole genome shotgun sequence genomic window:
- the LOC123150661 gene encoding ribosomal protein S3, mitochondrial — MGDYLARFREHVYVVCAGEWKPPPQKRSGSSHGSVTIDSIYYYGKSLYQDVNLRSYFSSIRPPTKLALGFRLGRCIILHFPKRTFIHFFLPGRSPRLKRKQDKKSRPVLQEKGWWPTFGKVGPIGCLHSSEGTEEERNEVRGRGAGKRVESIDQEKQNEIRIWPKKMQRYGYHDRSPSRKKNFDKSLRVSGAFKRPQYAGVVNDIPFLMGNAASLLKRNRIKLFLPKKSRSDGPTSHLLKRTLPAVRPSLNYSVMQYFFNTKNKMHFDPVLVLNHFVAPGVAEPSRMGGAKGGSLDKRIRSRIAFF; from the coding sequence ATGGGTGACTATCTAGCACGGTTCAGAGAGCACGTGTATGTAGTCTGCGCTGGTGAATGGAAGCCCCCGCCGCAAAAAAGAAGCGGCTCTTCCCACGGCTCTGTCACCATTGACTCTATTTATTATTATGGTAAATCATTGTATCAAGATGTCAATCTTAGATCTTATTTTAGTTCGATACGTCCACCTACGAAACTCGCCCTTGGCTTTCGTCTCGGTAGGTGTATTATTCTACATTTTCCCAAAAGGACATTCATTCATTTCTTTCTTCCCGGGCGATCACCACGACTAAAACGAAAACAAGACAAGAAATCAAGACCCGTACTACAGGAAAAGGGCTGGTGGCCGACATTTGGGAAAGTCGGGCCGATCGGGTGTCTTCATTCAAGCGAGGGTACAGAGGAAGAACGAAACGAAGTGAGAGGCCGGGGGGCAGGGAAAAGAGTCGAGTCGATCGACCAGGAGAAGCAAAACGAAATCCGGATTTGGCCGAAAAAGATGCAACGTTATGGATACCATGACCGATCACCATCGAGAAAGAAGAATTTTGATAAATCACTTCGGGTGAGCGGGGCCTTCAAGCGGCCTCAATACGCCGGGGTTGTAAATGACATACCTTTCCTTATGGGAAATGCCGCCTCCTTACTAAAAAGGAATAGAATCAAGTTATTTTTACCAAAGAAGTCCCGCTCTGACGGCCCGACGAGTCATCTACTAAAAAGGACCCTCCCCGCTGTGCGCCCCTCCTTGAATTATTCGGTCATGCAATACTTTTTTAATACTAAGAATAAAATGCATTTCGACCCCGTCCTAGTTCTCAATCATTTCGTGGCACCGGGTGTGGCTGAACCATCTAGGATGGGGGGAGCGAAGGGAGGAAGCTTAGATAAGAGAATACGCTCTCGCATCGCTTTTTTTTAG
- the LOC123150662 gene encoding putative receptor-like protein kinase At4g00960 isoform X1, with translation MRPLEARINNCAVARPGAVPTAGAGRRKNKDPVGGHLATAAAATSRTFQPAAATIVSLTPTPRPRHSHVFLLPLLLPFHHFKVRQAITGRDLPPLEQRMASRRAAHRRLMGTSSSSSPAPSGDGEAAAGRGSSQEAMKIMVSVLVVVIFCTLFYCIYCWRWRKRNAVRRSLLQSLRPMSSSDLPLMDLASIHAATDNFSKANKLGEGGFGPVYRGVLTGGSEIAVKRLSARSRQGAAEFRNEVELIAKLQHRNLVRLLGWCAERDEKLLVYEYLPNRSLDAFLFDASKSAQLDWKTRHSIILGIARGLLYLHEDSLLKVVHRDLKASNVLLDNKMRPKISDFGMAKIFEDECIEVNTGRVVGTYGYMAPEFVMEGLFSVKSDVFSFGVLLIEILGGKRNGALYLEEHEQTLIQDAWKSWTEEKAAEFMDPALGRAYSKEEAWRCFHVGLLCVQDDPELRPTMSSVLLMLISDHMDLPAPARPPMFTRLRTFPAAMIPFSTKTESTFSPQSINDVSITVVEPR, from the exons ATGCGCCCTTTAGAAGCCAGGATAAATAACTGCGCTGTTGCCCGGCCAGGCGCTGTGCCGACTGCCGGTGCCGGAAGAAGGAAAAACAAAGATCCGGTAGGTGGACATTTggcaactgctgctgctgctactagtaGAACCTTTCAGCCGGCCGCAGCCACCATCGTCTCACTCACTCCCACTCCCCGCCCCCGCCATTCTCACGTctttctcctccccctcctcctcccttttCACCACTTCAAGGTTCGTCAGGCAATCACCGGCAGGGACCTTCCTCCGCTGGAGCAGCGCATGGCGTCGCGGCGCGCCGCGCACCGCCGGCTCATGggcacgtcgtcgtcgtcgtccccggcgccgtcgggcgacggcgaggcggctgCGGGGCGCGGGTCGAGCCAGGAGGCGATGAAGATAATGGTGTCCGTgctggtggtggtcatcttctgcACGCTCTTCTACTGCATCTACTGCTGGCGCTGGCGGAAGCGCAACG CCGTGAGGAGATCGCTGCTCCAGAGCCTGCGGCCGATGTCGAGCTCCGACCTGCCGCTCATGGACCTCGCCTCCATCCACGCCGCCACCGACAACTTCTCCAAGGCCAACAAGCTCGGCGAGGGCGGCTTCGGCCCTGTCTACAGA GGCGTGCTGACGGGCGGGTCGGAGATCGCGGTGAAGCGGCTGTCGGCGCGGTCGCGGCAGGGCGCGGCGGAGTTCCGGAACGAGGTGGAGCTGATCGCCAAGCTGCAGCACCGCAACCTGGTGCGGCTGCTGGGCTGGTGCGCCGAGCGCGACGAGAAGCTGCTCGTCTACGAGTACCTCCCCAACCGCAGCCTCGACGCCTTCCTCTTCG ACGCAAGCAAGAGCGCGCAGCTGGACTGGAAAACCCGGCACAGCATCATCCTGGGCATCGCGCGCGGGCTGCTCTACCTGCACGAGGACTCGCTGCTCAAGGTCGTCCACCGGGACCTCAAGGCCAGCAACGTGCTCCTCGACAACAAGATGAGGCCCAAGATCTCCGACTTCGGCATGGCCAAGATCTTCGAGGACGAGTGCATCGAGGTTAACACCGGCCGCGTCGTCGGAACCTA CGGGTACATGGCGCCGGAGTTCGTGATGGAGGGCCTGTTCTCGGTGAAGTCGGACGTGTTCAGCTTCGGGGTCCTTCTCATCGAGATCCTCGGCGGCAAGCGGAACGGCGCGCTCTACCTCGAGGAGCACGAGCAGACCCTCATCCAAGAC GCATGGAAGAGCTGGACGGAGGAGAAGGCGGCCGAGTTCATGGACCCGGCGCTGGGGCGGGCCTACTCCAAGGAGGAGGCGTGGCGGTGCTTCCACGTGGGGCTCCTCTGCGTGCAGGACGACCCGGAGCTCCGGCCGACCATGTCCAGCGTACTGCTCATGCTCATCAGCGACCACATGGACCTGCCCGCGCCGGCCAGGCCGCCCATGTTCACCCGGCTGAGGACCTTCCCGGCGGCGATGATCCCCTTCTCCACCAAGACCGAGTCCACCTTCTCGCCCCAGTCCATCAACGACGTCTCCATCACCGTCGTCGAGCCGCGATGA
- the LOC123150662 gene encoding putative receptor-like protein kinase At4g00960 isoform X2: MRPLEARINNCAVARPGAVPTAGAGRRKNKDPVRQAITGRDLPPLEQRMASRRAAHRRLMGTSSSSSPAPSGDGEAAAGRGSSQEAMKIMVSVLVVVIFCTLFYCIYCWRWRKRNAVRRSLLQSLRPMSSSDLPLMDLASIHAATDNFSKANKLGEGGFGPVYRGVLTGGSEIAVKRLSARSRQGAAEFRNEVELIAKLQHRNLVRLLGWCAERDEKLLVYEYLPNRSLDAFLFDASKSAQLDWKTRHSIILGIARGLLYLHEDSLLKVVHRDLKASNVLLDNKMRPKISDFGMAKIFEDECIEVNTGRVVGTYGYMAPEFVMEGLFSVKSDVFSFGVLLIEILGGKRNGALYLEEHEQTLIQDAWKSWTEEKAAEFMDPALGRAYSKEEAWRCFHVGLLCVQDDPELRPTMSSVLLMLISDHMDLPAPARPPMFTRLRTFPAAMIPFSTKTESTFSPQSINDVSITVVEPR; encoded by the exons ATGCGCCCTTTAGAAGCCAGGATAAATAACTGCGCTGTTGCCCGGCCAGGCGCTGTGCCGACTGCCGGTGCCGGAAGAAGGAAAAACAAAGATCCG GTTCGTCAGGCAATCACCGGCAGGGACCTTCCTCCGCTGGAGCAGCGCATGGCGTCGCGGCGCGCCGCGCACCGCCGGCTCATGggcacgtcgtcgtcgtcgtccccggcgccgtcgggcgacggcgaggcggctgCGGGGCGCGGGTCGAGCCAGGAGGCGATGAAGATAATGGTGTCCGTgctggtggtggtcatcttctgcACGCTCTTCTACTGCATCTACTGCTGGCGCTGGCGGAAGCGCAACG CCGTGAGGAGATCGCTGCTCCAGAGCCTGCGGCCGATGTCGAGCTCCGACCTGCCGCTCATGGACCTCGCCTCCATCCACGCCGCCACCGACAACTTCTCCAAGGCCAACAAGCTCGGCGAGGGCGGCTTCGGCCCTGTCTACAGA GGCGTGCTGACGGGCGGGTCGGAGATCGCGGTGAAGCGGCTGTCGGCGCGGTCGCGGCAGGGCGCGGCGGAGTTCCGGAACGAGGTGGAGCTGATCGCCAAGCTGCAGCACCGCAACCTGGTGCGGCTGCTGGGCTGGTGCGCCGAGCGCGACGAGAAGCTGCTCGTCTACGAGTACCTCCCCAACCGCAGCCTCGACGCCTTCCTCTTCG ACGCAAGCAAGAGCGCGCAGCTGGACTGGAAAACCCGGCACAGCATCATCCTGGGCATCGCGCGCGGGCTGCTCTACCTGCACGAGGACTCGCTGCTCAAGGTCGTCCACCGGGACCTCAAGGCCAGCAACGTGCTCCTCGACAACAAGATGAGGCCCAAGATCTCCGACTTCGGCATGGCCAAGATCTTCGAGGACGAGTGCATCGAGGTTAACACCGGCCGCGTCGTCGGAACCTA CGGGTACATGGCGCCGGAGTTCGTGATGGAGGGCCTGTTCTCGGTGAAGTCGGACGTGTTCAGCTTCGGGGTCCTTCTCATCGAGATCCTCGGCGGCAAGCGGAACGGCGCGCTCTACCTCGAGGAGCACGAGCAGACCCTCATCCAAGAC GCATGGAAGAGCTGGACGGAGGAGAAGGCGGCCGAGTTCATGGACCCGGCGCTGGGGCGGGCCTACTCCAAGGAGGAGGCGTGGCGGTGCTTCCACGTGGGGCTCCTCTGCGTGCAGGACGACCCGGAGCTCCGGCCGACCATGTCCAGCGTACTGCTCATGCTCATCAGCGACCACATGGACCTGCCCGCGCCGGCCAGGCCGCCCATGTTCACCCGGCTGAGGACCTTCCCGGCGGCGATGATCCCCTTCTCCACCAAGACCGAGTCCACCTTCTCGCCCCAGTCCATCAACGACGTCTCCATCACCGTCGTCGAGCCGCGATGA